ATAATTGGTTCGGTATATGAGGGAAAAAACTTCAAAACAAAGGATTTCCCTCTATTCAACAGAGAATGTCGCTTCACTGATGATACAGTGCTGACGGTCGCAGTTGCAGATGTGATTTTGCACGCTGGCGAATTTCTGCACAGTAGTAATTACACTGAGCAATTAAAGTGGTACTATCGGCGCTATGCTTATGCTGGTTACGGGCGTAACTTTAGAGAATGGGCAAAATCTAACAGTAACGAACCATACAACAGTTATGGTAATGGTGCAGCTATGCGAGTCAGTCCCATTGGGTTTGCCTTCAATGATTTAGATACTGTGTTACGGGAAGCCCAGCGTAGTGCAGAAGTTACCCATAGCCATCCTGAAGGCATCAAGGGCGCTCAAGCAATAGCAGCAGCCATCTTTTTAGCACGTTTCGGTGAGCATAAAGTCGGCATCAAGTCCTATATTCAGACTACCTTTGGCTATGACTTGAGGCAAACCCTCAATCAAATCCGACCTAGTTACCAATATGATTCTAGTTGTCAAGGTTCTATCCCCCAGGCAATTATTGCCTTTCTAGAATCTACTAATTTTGAAGATGCTATTCGCAATGCAGTGTCAATTGGTGGTGATACTGACACTATTGCTTGTATGACAGGTGCTATTGCTCAAGCTTTTTATGGTGGTGTACCAGAAGCGATCGCTCAACAAACATTGTCTCATTTAAATGAACATCTATCCACTGTTACGGAAAAATTTATATTTCAGTTTTGTACATAAACTGCGCTCTGATTCTAACTGCTACGCTAAACTTATATAAAATTCAAACTTACAGCCATGTCCGTCGCCAAAGATGATGTAATATTTCCTCAAGGGGATTTATATAGTGACGAACCGCCATTGGAAACATCTTTACATTTGCAGCAAATGCTGCTATTGATAAAATGCCTGGAGTGGTGGTGGCGAGACCACAACAAACTTAACAACTTTTTTGTTGCTGGTAATCTTACCATTAATTACAGTCCACGCCAGCGCAAGTCAGAAGACTTTCGAGGCCCAGATTTTTTTGTTGTGTTAGATACTGAACACAAAGACCGTGACAGTTGGGTTGTTTGGGAAGAAGACGGTAAATATCCAAATTTAATTATAGAACTGCTTTCTCCTTCAACAGCAGCAACAGACAAGGGCTTAAAAAAACAAATTTATCAAGATATTTTTCGCACCCCAGAATATTTTTGGTTTGACCCCAAGACTTTAGAATTTGCTGGGTTTATCTTAGTGGGTGGTAGATATGAATCTATAGAAGCTAATCCCCAAGGATTATTGTGGAGTCAGCAGCTAAGTTTGTATCTGGGTGTTCATGAAAATCAATTGCGCTATTTTACTGCGGAAGGAATTCTAATTCCTACACCCGAACAAATGGCACAATGGGAAGCGGAACGCGCTGAACAAGAAAAGCAACGCGCCGAACAAGAAGCACAACGCGCTGATCAAGAAGCACAACGCGCCGAACAAGAAGCACAACGCGCCGAACAAGAAGCACAACGCGCCGAACAAGAAGCACAACGCGCCGAACAAGAATCACAACGCGCCGAACAAGAATCACAACGCGCTGACCAAGAATCACAACGCGCTGACCAAGAAAAGCAACGCGCTGAACGTTTAGCAGCAAAACTACGGGAATTAAATATTGATCCCGATAGTTTATAAAAATTAATAATTTAGAAGTTGAAATTAGGCGATCGCTTGCAATGATGAGAATGCGATCGCGCCGCAGGGACAACATGCTTGATAAAACTTATACCAATTCTTTATTCGTAGAGGTAATTCATGAATTGCCTCTACTTCAATCATAACAATCAACAACACCAACACATGTAAGAAAAATACGAATTTTTTGATATTTACTGCATAAAAATATATCAACAAACATAATTAATTATCAGCTAAAACACATCTAAATTGCATAACTATTGGTGTTCGCGTAGCGTCTGGGTCAGGAGAAGGTCGTTGACCGATGACAGTCATCATATCAAGTCCTTTGCTTATTACTTATGATGCTAATTACTTACGATATAGTCGGTTTGCTTGGTAATAGGTAATGGGTAATGGGTAATAGGTAATACTCAAAACCAATTACCAATTAGCAATTACCAATACTTCGGCTTACCTCGACTTCGCTCGGCACAAGTGCGAGAGTACAAGTTCCCAATTACCGACCTCCACAGATATCATAAGTGTTTAAACGGACATGATATGATAAGTCCGCAGCGAGCGCAACGAAGGAGTACGCAATTGACTTTTAATCAACGGACATGATATCAGTCATCAGCCAACCCAATTAAATATGCAACTTAAATGCAAAATAGCTTACCATCTTGTTAAGTTCAGTCCACTGAATATACTTAAATAAAATGCCACGCGGTGTTGCTACCAGTCAATCAAATCAAACTCAACCAATAATTACCCCCAAACTTTGGTTACTACTAGTGGGTGTCAATCAATATCAGGATGAGCAACTACCGTGTCTACGTTACTCAGCAGTTGATTGTCAGGTATTAGCAGAAGCCCTAACAGGCGCAACACAAGAGCTATTTACCCAAAAAGAAATCAAAATTTACCACGATTTTGCGGCTGAATTACCACTTTTAGCCACTATTCGTACTAATTTACAACAAATAACTACTGCTGCCCAACCATCAGACACAATTTTATTTTATTTTTCTGGGCATGGAATGCTTCAGCCAAGTACTCAACAAGCATTTTTGTGTTTAGCAGATACGCAAAAAGACAACTTGGAAAATACAGGTTTAGCTGTCAAGGAATTGTTACAACTCTTAGGTAATAGTGGCGTACAAAATCAGTTAGTCTGGCTGGATGCTTGTCATAGCGGTGGAATGACTCTTAGAGGTTCTGGAGAAACTTTATTAAATCCCACACTGCAATTAGTGGAAGTATTGCAGCAACGTGCTGCTAAAAGCAAAGGTTTTTATGCCTTACTTTCCTGCGATACCAACCAGCTATCTTGGGAGTTTCCCGAATTGGGGCACGGGGTATTTACTTATTATTTGATGCGGGGGTTACGTGGTGATGCAGCAGATGCCCAAGGTGTCATTTCTGCTGATGGACTTTATCGCTACGTTTATCACCAAACACTACAATATATTGATAAAACTAATCAACAATTACGATTAATTAACCAACAAAAAAGAGGTAAAGGAGATACCCAACTTGAGCGCGAATATCCACTGCAAACCCCCAAACGAATTGTAGAAGGAATTGGAGAATTAATTTTAGGTGCAATACCAGCGATCGCGAAATCACTCCCTAAGAGAACAGCATTAGTAATTGAGGGAATTAGTAACTCTCAAACGGCACTAGATTTCAGTAAAGTTTTGGCTAGTGCAGGTGTGTTTGAGTTAGAATATTTACCTCGTTCTGGAACAACGACTGCTAAAGAAATCCGCGAAACTATTAAACAATGTCTGCGTGTTGGCAGTCAACCACAACGAAACAAGACTGAAGAACCAGCAACATTATTGTTATATCTGCGCGGACGGCTTGAAGAAACTCCATCTGGGGAAGCGGCATTAGTTTTATTAAATGATATCTGGCTGAGTCGTTCTTGGTTAAAACAGCAATTACGCCGTTCTGAGATTACCCAACAAATTATCATCTTAGATTGTCCTGTAGGGGCGCAAGTAGGGGCGTACAGCTGTACGTCCCTACTACAAGAATGGATTGAAGACCTGCAACTTGGCTCGGAAAAAGGACAGTGTATCATCGCCGCAGCCTTGCCAAAAGACAATTCAGAACTATTTGCTCAAGCCTTGATTAATACTTTGAAAGCTGCTTCTCAACCTGATGGTTTATCAGTAGCAGCTTGGATTACTCAATTACAAATCTACTTAGCACCACAAACGCAAATTCTTTATATTTGGCTATCAGGTACACAAGGAGTAATTGAAATCATACCTGCGATCGCTGGCGCACGCAGTCACAAAACAGCAGCGTTGGATTTAAGAATTTGCCCCTACCGTGGATTAAAAGCTTTTAATGAAGAAGATGCTCAGTATTTCTACGGTAGAGAATCCTTAACTCAGCAGTTGATTGCCCAACTAGCTCACAAGTCATTTATTGCCGTGGTGGGTGCTTCTGGTAGTGGTAAATCTTCGGTTGTGCAAGCAGGATTAATTGCCCAACTGCGCCCAG
Above is a window of Nostoc sp. UHCC 0702 DNA encoding:
- a CDS encoding Uma2 family endonuclease, with the protein product MSVAKDDVIFPQGDLYSDEPPLETSLHLQQMLLLIKCLEWWWRDHNKLNNFFVAGNLTINYSPRQRKSEDFRGPDFFVVLDTEHKDRDSWVVWEEDGKYPNLIIELLSPSTAATDKGLKKQIYQDIFRTPEYFWFDPKTLEFAGFILVGGRYESIEANPQGLLWSQQLSLYLGVHENQLRYFTAEGILIPTPEQMAQWEAERAEQEKQRAEQEAQRADQEAQRAEQEAQRAEQEAQRAEQEAQRAEQESQRAEQESQRADQESQRADQEKQRAERLAAKLRELNIDPDSL
- a CDS encoding ADP-ribosylglycohydrolase family protein, coding for MLGAIAGDIIGSVYEGKNFKTKDFPLFNRECRFTDDTVLTVAVADVILHAGEFLHSSNYTEQLKWYYRRYAYAGYGRNFREWAKSNSNEPYNSYGNGAAMRVSPIGFAFNDLDTVLREAQRSAEVTHSHPEGIKGAQAIAAAIFLARFGEHKVGIKSYIQTTFGYDLRQTLNQIRPSYQYDSSCQGSIPQAIIAFLESTNFEDAIRNAVSIGGDTDTIACMTGAIAQAFYGGVPEAIAQQTLSHLNEHLSTVTEKFIFQFCT